A portion of the Babylonia areolata isolate BAREFJ2019XMU chromosome 16, ASM4173473v1, whole genome shotgun sequence genome contains these proteins:
- the LOC143290767 gene encoding uncharacterized protein LOC143290767, producing the protein MPRHAGKKFRTVFAFGKKKRKRKITTQAEKKSAETATDLAVPSTSTGVSESTPLLSSKRKLDVFTRKHVCTGDSDSSSDEEPPSKKSASVPEVQLRSGQPQSSQNIIVDVSTLDCLVSSVHCGKCISKVSVFEDETKRMGSACSLEVRCVSCGAVIPGTQTMTSLKTGTVFTGFDINRRLVAAASATGIGYTQLCRFFGMVNMPRPMHQKTWLHYQKKYSEGASRAASTHLQDAAHHVREAYAEMGLGQPSDDGCLDISVSFDGSWHRRGRTSHNGIATVIEIFSGLILDYAVLSNYCQACEQGPAEDDPGYAEWWEKHEPDCQKNCSCSSAAMETQAAVIMFGRSVELHNFRYKHLLGDGDAKAHAAVNESAPYGDGFLVEKIECVNHVTKRMGTALRNLVEKQKAIKQPIGGRGKLTEKRIKQLTNYYGRAIKDHAGDLSKMEQAVWASFFHTISTDDDPHHLRCPAGKDSWCFFRRAEANNQPPRPHTNPLPRDLVDALVPVYKRLGDPQLLERCLAGKTQNSNESFHSMVWRTCPKERWAGLRTVHSAVAVCVQRYNKGSTALLDVLAELDLVAGSNAEMFAEKSDMLRVKTATRKSSDRAKQKRKKIETVRRQEREHRRADEGEVYAPGAF; encoded by the exons ATGCCAAGACACGCTGGAAAGAAGTTTAGGACTGTCTTTGCATTcggcaaaaagaagagaaagcgaaagattacaacacaagctgaaaaaaagTCTGCTGAAACAGCGACCGACTTAGCGGTGCCTTCGACATCGACCGGCGTCAGTGAAAGCACGCCGCTTCTCAGTTCGAAGAGAAAATTGGACGTTTTCACCAGAAAACATGTGTGTACGGGTGACAGTGACTCCAGTTCAGACGAAGAACCACCgtcaaaaaaaagtgcatcagttCCCGAAGTACAACTTCGCTCGGGACAGCCACAGTCCTCACAGAACATCATCGTTGATGTGTCAACATTGGACTGCTTGGTGTCGTCAGTTCATTGTGGAAAATGCATATCAAAG gtctctgtatttgaagatgagacaaagaggatggggtcagcATGCAGtctggaggtgaggtgtgtttcCTGTGGCGCTGTGATTCCAGGGACACAGACCATGACATCGCTAAAGACGGGGACTGTCTTCACAGGTTTTGACATCAACCGTcgccttgttgctgctgcttctgcaactGGGATTGGCTACACCCAGCTATGCCGTTTTTTTGGTATGGTGAATATGCCACGACCCATGCACCAAAAAACATGGCTTCACTACCAAAAAAAATATAGTGAGGGTGCAAGCAGAGCAGCCAGCACACACCTGCAGGATGCAGCTCACCATGTGCGGGAAGCCTATGCAGAGATGGGTCTAGGTCAGCCATCAGATGATGGCTGCTtagacatctctgtctcttttgatgGCAGTTGGCATCGGAGAGGAAGGACTTCCCACAACGGAATTGCCACTGTCATCGAAATTTTTAGTGGACTTATCCTGGACTATGCTGTGCTGAGCAATTACTGCCAGGCTTGTGAACAAGGCCCTGCTGAAGACGATCCAGGATATGCTGAATGGTGGGAGAAACATGAACCCGACTGTCAAAAGAACTGCAGCTGTTCTTCTGCTGCCATGGAGACCCAAGCAGCTGTCATCATGTTTGGAAGGTCGGTGGAGCTGCACAACTTCAGATACAAGCATCTGCTTGGAGATGGGGATGCGAAGGCTCATGCTGCGGTCAATGAGTCAGCTCCATATGGCGATGGCTTTTTGGTGGAAAAGATTGAGTGCGTGAACCATGTCACGAAAAGGATGGGCACAGCGCTACGAAATCTAGTCGAAAAACAAAAAGCCATCAAGCAGCCcataggaggaagagggaagctgACAGAAAAAAGGATAAAGCAGCTCACCAACTACTATGGACGGGCTATAAAAGACCACGCAGGGGACCTCAGCAAAATGGAGCAGGCAGTGTGGGCATCATTTTTCCACACAATTAGCACCGATGATGATCCCCATCACCTGCGATGTCCAGCAGGAAAGGATTCCTGGTGTTTCTTTAGAAGAGCTGAGgccaacaaccaaccaccaagACCCCACACAAATCCCCTCCCACGTGACCTCGTTGATGCGCTTGTACCGGTCTACAAACGCCTTGGTGACCCCCAACTTTTGGAGCGCTGTCTGGCTGGAAAGACTCAAAATTCTAATGAGTCTTTCCATTCCATGGTGTGGAGGACATGTCCGAAGGAGCGATGGGCTGGCCTCCGTACAGTCCACTCTGCTGTGGCAGTCTGCGTTCAGCGATACAATAAGGGATCTACCGCCCTTCTGGATGTGCTTGCTGAACTGGATCTTGTGGCTGGGAGCAATGCAGAGATGTTTGCAGAGAAATCAGATATGCTCAGGGTCAAAACAGCAACCAGAAAATCCTctgacagagcaaaacaaaagaggaaaaaaattgaaactgtgaGACGTCAGGAACGTGAACATCGACGGGCAGATGAGGGAGAAGTATACGCCCCAGGAGCATTTTGA